In Chiloscyllium plagiosum isolate BGI_BamShark_2017 chromosome 35, ASM401019v2, whole genome shotgun sequence, a genomic segment contains:
- the nkapd1 gene encoding NKAP domain containing 1 isoform X2, which yields MLNPPCASLYLKGDPRFMSCSSIIIHPFVPLPLRTTTMARIPMGKVLLRNVIRHTDAHNKIQEESEMWKIREKEKQTHEMRLFQRRKKSSESLPGNRMRCDGYDEEDEEKDRKANAAARKPLTTPQDERETRYWTKKLYEFEASDPNRWGHSGYKELYPEEFESESDQNDSSDECNANGTKAICLKSSKSNSRKRKRSSKSNKKKRKKKSSKKMRRKKHLRSSDSSSDSESSEDEDSDQRKRRKAKKKHHSKTARKQKKLSSTSFESESSLSHSSDSDTTSKDESDSGNQLEKRKKKRKKKHHKNIPKDDGDKEIKNSRKKRKNWKIAHNDTSDDSGEDDFN from the exons AACAACCACAATGGCTCGAATTCCCATGGGCAAAGTTCTTCTGCGAAACGTCATCCGTCACACAGATGCGCACAACAAA ATTCaagaagagtcagagatgtgGAAAATTAGAGAAAAAGAGAAGCAAACGCATGAGATGAGACTTTTCCAGCGGAGAAAGAAATCCTCTGAGAGTTTGCCAGG CAATAGAATGCGGTGTGATGGGTACGATGAAGAGGATGAGGAGAAAGACAGAAAAGCAAACGCTGCCGCTCGTAAGCCATTGACCACTCCACAGGATGAGCGTGAAACAAGATACTGGACAAAGAAGCTGTATGAGTTTGAAGCAAGTGATCCAAACAG ATGGGGCCATAGTGGCTACAAAGAACTTTATCCAGAGGAGTTTGAATCGGAGAG TGATCAAAATGATAGCAGCGATGAATGCAATGCCAACGGGACAAAAGCCATTTGTTTGAAGTCTTCAAAATCGAATTCGCGAAAACGCAAGCGATCGAGTAAATCAAATAAAAAGAAACGCAAAAAGAAATCCAGCAAAAAGATGAGGAGGAAGAAACATTTACGGAGCAGCGATTCTTCGAGTGACAGTGAAAGCTCAGAGGATGAGGATTCTGATCAGAGGAAAAGGAGGAAAGCGAAGAAGAAGCACCACAGTAAAACTGCACGAAAGCAGAAAAAGCTTTCATCCACGTCCTTTGAAAGCGAAAGCAGTTTGTCGCACAGCAGCGATTCAGACACAACAAGCAAAGATGAAAGTGATTCTGGGAATCAACtggagaaaaggaaaaagaagagaaagaaaaagcatCACAAAAACATTCCCAAAGATGATGGTGATAAAGAAATCAAAAATAGCCGAAAGAAGAGAAAAAACTGGAAAATAGCACACAATGATACTTCAGATGACAGTGGAGAAGATGACTTTAATTAG
- the nkapd1 gene encoding NKAP domain containing 1 isoform X3, giving the protein MARIPMGKVLLRNVIRHTDAHNKIQEESEMWKIREKEKQTHEMRLFQRRKKSSESLPGNRMRCDGYDEEDEEKDRKANAAARKPLTTPQDERETRYWTKKLYEFEASDPNRWGHSGYKELYPEEFESESDQNDSSDECNANGTKAICLKSSKSNSRKRKRSSKSNKKKRKKKSSKKMRRKKHLRSSDSSSDSESSEDEDSDQRKRRKAKKKHHSKTARKQKKLSSTSFESESSLSHSSDSDTTSKDESDSGNQLEKRKKKRKKKHHKNIPKDDGDKEIKNSRKKRKNWKIAHNDTSDDSGEDDFN; this is encoded by the exons ATGGCTCGAATTCCCATGGGCAAAGTTCTTCTGCGAAACGTCATCCGTCACACAGATGCGCACAACAAA ATTCaagaagagtcagagatgtgGAAAATTAGAGAAAAAGAGAAGCAAACGCATGAGATGAGACTTTTCCAGCGGAGAAAGAAATCCTCTGAGAGTTTGCCAGG CAATAGAATGCGGTGTGATGGGTACGATGAAGAGGATGAGGAGAAAGACAGAAAAGCAAACGCTGCCGCTCGTAAGCCATTGACCACTCCACAGGATGAGCGTGAAACAAGATACTGGACAAAGAAGCTGTATGAGTTTGAAGCAAGTGATCCAAACAG ATGGGGCCATAGTGGCTACAAAGAACTTTATCCAGAGGAGTTTGAATCGGAGAG TGATCAAAATGATAGCAGCGATGAATGCAATGCCAACGGGACAAAAGCCATTTGTTTGAAGTCTTCAAAATCGAATTCGCGAAAACGCAAGCGATCGAGTAAATCAAATAAAAAGAAACGCAAAAAGAAATCCAGCAAAAAGATGAGGAGGAAGAAACATTTACGGAGCAGCGATTCTTCGAGTGACAGTGAAAGCTCAGAGGATGAGGATTCTGATCAGAGGAAAAGGAGGAAAGCGAAGAAGAAGCACCACAGTAAAACTGCACGAAAGCAGAAAAAGCTTTCATCCACGTCCTTTGAAAGCGAAAGCAGTTTGTCGCACAGCAGCGATTCAGACACAACAAGCAAAGATGAAAGTGATTCTGGGAATCAACtggagaaaaggaaaaagaagagaaagaaaaagcatCACAAAAACATTCCCAAAGATGATGGTGATAAAGAAATCAAAAATAGCCGAAAGAAGAGAAAAAACTGGAAAATAGCACACAATGATACTTCAGATGACAGTGGAGAAGATGACTTTAATTAG
- the nkapd1 gene encoding NKAP domain containing 1 isoform X1 produces the protein MLNPPCASLYLKGDPRFMSCSSIIIHPFVPLPLSRTTTMARIPMGKVLLRNVIRHTDAHNKIQEESEMWKIREKEKQTHEMRLFQRRKKSSESLPGNRMRCDGYDEEDEEKDRKANAAARKPLTTPQDERETRYWTKKLYEFEASDPNRWGHSGYKELYPEEFESESDQNDSSDECNANGTKAICLKSSKSNSRKRKRSSKSNKKKRKKKSSKKMRRKKHLRSSDSSSDSESSEDEDSDQRKRRKAKKKHHSKTARKQKKLSSTSFESESSLSHSSDSDTTSKDESDSGNQLEKRKKKRKKKHHKNIPKDDGDKEIKNSRKKRKNWKIAHNDTSDDSGEDDFN, from the exons CAGAACAACCACAATGGCTCGAATTCCCATGGGCAAAGTTCTTCTGCGAAACGTCATCCGTCACACAGATGCGCACAACAAA ATTCaagaagagtcagagatgtgGAAAATTAGAGAAAAAGAGAAGCAAACGCATGAGATGAGACTTTTCCAGCGGAGAAAGAAATCCTCTGAGAGTTTGCCAGG CAATAGAATGCGGTGTGATGGGTACGATGAAGAGGATGAGGAGAAAGACAGAAAAGCAAACGCTGCCGCTCGTAAGCCATTGACCACTCCACAGGATGAGCGTGAAACAAGATACTGGACAAAGAAGCTGTATGAGTTTGAAGCAAGTGATCCAAACAG ATGGGGCCATAGTGGCTACAAAGAACTTTATCCAGAGGAGTTTGAATCGGAGAG TGATCAAAATGATAGCAGCGATGAATGCAATGCCAACGGGACAAAAGCCATTTGTTTGAAGTCTTCAAAATCGAATTCGCGAAAACGCAAGCGATCGAGTAAATCAAATAAAAAGAAACGCAAAAAGAAATCCAGCAAAAAGATGAGGAGGAAGAAACATTTACGGAGCAGCGATTCTTCGAGTGACAGTGAAAGCTCAGAGGATGAGGATTCTGATCAGAGGAAAAGGAGGAAAGCGAAGAAGAAGCACCACAGTAAAACTGCACGAAAGCAGAAAAAGCTTTCATCCACGTCCTTTGAAAGCGAAAGCAGTTTGTCGCACAGCAGCGATTCAGACACAACAAGCAAAGATGAAAGTGATTCTGGGAATCAACtggagaaaaggaaaaagaagagaaagaaaaagcatCACAAAAACATTCCCAAAGATGATGGTGATAAAGAAATCAAAAATAGCCGAAAGAAGAGAAAAAACTGGAAAATAGCACACAATGATACTTCAGATGACAGTGGAGAAGATGACTTTAATTAG